In Mytilus edulis chromosome 8, xbMytEdul2.2, whole genome shotgun sequence, the genomic window tttggtaccattaaaacgtaatcacgctgcaaatgtttgcacctgtcctcagtcagaaatctgatgtatagtagttgtcatttgtttatgtaatttatatgcgtttctcatttctcgtttttatatatagattagaccattggttttcctgtttgaataatttaaactagtaattttggggccctttatagcttgttgttcggtgtgagccaaggctccgtgttgaaggccatacattgacttataatggtttacttttataaattttatttggatagagagttgtatcattggcactcataccacatcttcctattctattTATACTGTCTAAGTTTTGATTACGACATTAAGTCATTATACACGTTATCAACGCAAAAAATATTTGGCAGtctaaaaaaaatgcagatttTACACTAGTAACCATCTTATAAACCAGGACACATCAGCAAAAGAACAATCACACTAAGGTGCAGACCATACCATTTAAGCATGAACAATGCACTTCTGCATACTACATACATATATGCCTGTCTAAGGAGTTGGAAAATAATCAATCATTTCTCAATCAATATTTTAAGGAATTCAACTACAGGACAAGTTGTCAAGACAAGAAAGAGACTGACCTATTTAATTTTAtactggtatcaatgatgagtttgtTCCTTAATACTGCTGGTTTTGTGCAGAgacagcaaataccaattttaatgtCTTTGATCTGACCCTTATAACCCACCAAACTCTAGGAAAACTTGCTACTAAAAGACCACAAAGTCTGTTTTAATGAATTTGGCCTCCACAATTTTCTTGTCAGCAAAGTACAAAAAGAAAAGATGCTTGAAACATGCATTGTGAGAACTGTCAAGAGttttatatcttataaatattaatatgtatatatgtaggatCTAAACTATGATTGTCATGCTGAAGTGTGATGTTGGCATTGTGATGTTATATTGTTGTTGGCTATGCTGGAGTGTGAATGACTacattatctatattttttttatattcagtttCACAAGTCTTATAGAAGTAAATTTATTTGTAGGATATAGCTTTTCAGTTGTTTAAAGTAAAACATAAAGCAGTTCTTCTTACAATTGTTCAGAAAATTGACCACAATTGAAACCTCATACAAAGGTTATTTAACCttaaaagcaaaaacatagaaGATGTTTGATATGCAAATACTACTTGGTGAGTTagaacaaaatgaaataattaaaatttccaTACCACTGCTGCAAATAAAACACCATTCAGCGTCCCCAATGTACCTCCCAGTCccatatatatactttatataaatataataagatgtggtatgcctgccaatgagacaactctccatctaatttataaaagtagaacATTATAGGTCCATTAGTAGGtggaaaataaacatttatttctcAATCAATAATCTGTAAAATTCAACTTATGAAGGTTCAGATCAACATAACTATTATCAGTAACTGattaatttattcaaataaataaaatataaaatctatcTATATCACTTTGACGAATATTAACACAAGTTTTCAAGCAATTGTAATTGCAATGAACCTATTAAATTCatattcataatattttaaaTCACATTTACGCTAAGATCTAAAACTAAAATGCCTCCAATACTTAGTTACTATAACTGCTGGTTGATAAATTAAACTTAGAGCATTCAGCATAGGAACTAATATATTAACATTTCTCAATAAACTATAAAACCTAAATTAAGatacatttgaaaattttttaTGTGAAATAATTACCAAATTGAAAAGGACTATGTTTGACAAATTTTATTTGAGAACGATCtcttataatttgtatttttgttaaggtaTACATATTGTAATGAATTGTAAAATGCAAGCCTTGCtctcaaaaaaataaaatgtgataaCCATTCAGTACACAAAATGTAAAAGTATGACTATTTTTAGTATTTCAATAATTAGAACTAATGCTATGATTGTACTCCTCCAGTAGAAGTTAGATTAGACTAATATATTAACATTTCTCAATAAACTATAAAACCTAAATTAAGatacatttgaaaattttttaTGTGAAATAATTACCAAATTGAAAAGGACTATGTTTGACAAATTTTATTTGAGAACGATCtcttataatttgtatttttgttaaggtaTACATATTGTAATGAATTGTAAAATGCAAGCCTTGCtctcaaaaaaataaaatgtgataaCCATTCAGTACACAAAATGTAAAAGTATGACTATTTTTAGTATTTCAATAATTAGAACTAATGCTATGATTGTACTCCTCCAGTAGAAGTTAGATTAAACAGTATAGACTTGAGATTCAATGCTAGGAATGCTTGGTCAGTGGAACATCCACGTAATATCTCCTGGATAATACCAACTATGGTGTACACATCAAAAAATCTTTTGTTGGTTCTGAAAATAGAAAAACAGTTTATGAGAGCATGACACAGTTTATTGGCACCAAAAGactgttaaaaaaatacaaagataCCAAAAGAACATTCAACTCacaagttaaaaataaactgacaaggccattGATGAAAAAAAGAAGGAGACAAATAACAGAACActacagaaaataaaacatgaattgcaaaactaaagactgagcaacaataGCTCCACCTAAAACCTAAAACTGGGGTAATGTCAGCTCCccatcctgctctacatgtggcatccGTGGGGTTGCTCATGTTAGCACAAACCTGATTACCTGGTTAGCTGTATTATTGGTTACAGGGTTATAGTTCaatatcaaaacattttctaAAGGCTTTATACAATAATATCTAAATAACTCCTTATAAAATTAACATATTGGCCTATAGCACAGAAATGATGAAGTATTTCTAAAAAGGCAAcggtaaaataattgaacattACACACAgttttgcaaacaaaaaatacacctgacaaaaatcaaaagaaaatttgtaatataaactaAGTATGAAATTTCTAGTGAACTTTTCCTTGGACATACTCAAACAAGAGTGCATCCAACTGCAACTGTAGTTGTATAAATTATAATTCTAACCTTTCCTCTCTCCCTAAACAATTTAAAATGAACTTACTTGAATTTGGATAATTTTTGTAGAATTATACTGAGTTTTTCCAATAATTTATTGTCTTGAGTAGGAGCTCTCAGTACCATAGCGACAGTTCTAAACCACTGCTCATTACCACAGCTCTCTAGGAATGGAGTCTGGAAAGGTGTGTCAGCTGACAACTGCAGGAAGATATCCATAGCAGCGCCCATAAATGCCTGAAAGTTCAAATTAGAGTCATTTAATATCCTCTAGCAGGCCATTGTTTAATAGTTTAACTTTggatgtaacacatcttctgatgTCTCTAATTGGCTGAATGCTTTTTGGTTATCAggtcatagacataattttgtcattgaCTGTGACAACAACAACATTGTAATATGTTCATAAATAAAGTTTGCACCACATTCTTTATGTCTTTTCTTagttgacagaaaaaaatattatatgctTTCCTCAAATACCTATTAATTATTTTCTTcaataaaatcttttattttcatttctctACCAGTCTACCATTAGTCTTTAAAGATAATGAAAATGTTATTGCTATCTGTAAAAACATAATAGTTTCACTATTATTGCAACTCTTAAAGCATGCTTCCATAtatttaaaatcttcaaaatgcataaatttcaaagcTTAAAATTTATCAATCTATGAAAGATAGCATAGAGTAGTTAGTATTTAATTAAGAAACTGAATCACATCTAAATGTCTATttgtattttcattgtttttcattaCTTGCAATGTattgtcacatttttttttaactaatgattttttttccagaGCACCCAAGTTTAATCCAGAAAACTCAACCAAATTAAAAAGACAGAAAACAGGccaagtccaccaatgggtcttcaacacagaaaaaaaatctcgCAACCAGAGTACAGCTTCAGATGGCCCCAAAATAAAATGAGTACTACTTCAATGAAAATGGTCTTCACATCAAACTCAACTTTTtgctcaatatttttttaatatagagtTTTGAGATCTGTGTGTCTTTTAACATTTGaccattattgtttttttcttaagctttttattttgatggtatctCCTGAACTTTAAATAACTTTTAATTATCTCCTGTCATACCTTATTAATAGGTTTTAGATACTGTAATACAACTGGCGTAGCTTGATAATACaggaacaattctttacacacgTCTGACTTCAGATCATTCTTCAACACATCAAATACATGGGCTACCAGATCAACTGTTGgataaatatacaagttaaacattaaaacataagaaaagcaaACTACATACAGTCccctataccacatcttcttattttactaaAGACTAAAAAGCAGGAGCCCAATATCATACCATTAAGTATTTGACAAACCCATTCAGAATCTTGTGTAATTAATGCTTTTCAACattgttctttatttggcctttttacatgttttgttttggcctttttaactttttttaattcaagtgtcactgatgagtcttttgtctTTTGACCAAACATGTAAATGACATACAAAGTTTGAATTCTCGTatcaatgatgattttttttatacttttagcgCATAGATATGGAAGAATGTGGGAGATAAGTCGAACTTTACAATTAGATCTTGATTAATATAAGACAAAGGGTTTCAGAAAAATTATTTCATCCCTTTTATTGGTCTTTCGTCTATTAATGGTATGTGTACAAATACAATGTAAGCTTGCAGTCTGAATatgtctgtcctaagtcaggagcatgttattcagtggttgtaatttgttaattgttatacattttttttcggtcattattttttttcataaatcagacttagttttctcgtttgaatagtttaacatgtcatttcagggtcttttatagctgactttgcggtattggctttgcatATTGTTGAAAGCCACACAAtgatctatagttgtttatttctgtgttttttggtctcttgtggagagttgtctcattggcaatcataccacttcttctttgtTATGTTTACAGAATATTTGTTATTTGTAATGTTAAAAGATAGATATCTGTTGGAAAATTCATTAAAAACGTTTATTTAATCACAGCAGACAGCAAATAGGTTTacttttatgccccatttatgggcattatgttttctggtttgtgcgtccATTCATTCGTTCATCCCTCCATTCTTCTgccccgtttcaggttaaagtttttgatcaaggtagtttttgatgaagtttaagtccaatctaCTGGAAACTTAgcacacatgttccctgtgatatgatctttctaattttattgccaaataagagtttttaccccatctccacggtccactgaacatagaaaatgatagtgcaaatgggGCATCCTCgaactagggacacattcttgattCTATGTATTTCCTACTTGTATaggtaaataatttaaaaaaaaaagacaaaatggtGATATTCAAATTTACTAAGCTATTTCATCTTTAACCAATTATAAAGCATCAACATTTCCAAATTTACCCTCAACTTACCTTGTGATAAAGTTTTAAGTATAATAAGAGAGGACAAGAGCCTGACATGTTGGTTAGAACTTCTAAAGTAGATGCCATCTTTTGATTTGTCTAGCTTTGTTGGTGATAAAGGGAAATCACTCTTGTCACTACTAACATCCATAAACTTGACTGTTTTAGATCTGTATAATTCTTCTCCCAGTCGTCTTAGTGTGGATGATAGGTTAGATTTCTGAAAAGTTAAAAGATCATTTAATTCATAAAATTGTGAATTATTGCtttatcctttaaaaaaaataattgtaaatattgaACAAACTTTGCTCCAATCTAGGGGGCATTTGTTTTTTTAGTGatcaagattataacacaattttgactgctgtacccctattattgacattttaaacTATTGTCTATTTGTTTGGTCAACACATCGTTTTCCATATAATGGAATTCTAttcaactgtcatacaagtgagaggtttagctagctatagaaccaggttaaatacaccattttctacacaagtaaatgcctttaccaagtcagttgttatccattcattggatgtgtttgagcttttgattttgtcatttgatttcagACTTTTGGTATAGAATTTCCCTAGGAGTTgggaatttttgatattttactttttacatatgaTTCTGACTCAGGAAGCTTATGAAAAATGGGCAAAAAATTATGATAGAATTTGTTTAGATTTAGGGTTATAACGTTGAGCCATAAAAGAGACATTATaaaaatacttaataaaattgagaaaggaaatagggaatgtgtcaaagcgacaacaacccgaccatagagcagaaataTGTATTCATGATTTCAACAAAACAGTGAGTCTCCAAAAATTTAAAGAGGCATATGCAGTACAAAACATTAATCCTAATATTAAAGATCCTACAATTTGTATTCACATCTTTTATCAACCACAACATAAGTAATGAGAATCCTTTTGAAAACAATCATTTTTGGAAAGGTATAATTTTTCCTTCATTTCAATTTTGAGTTATCTTCATCCAATAATTTGTGTAAGAGGAGCAGGGGCACTGACTGCAAAAGATGGGAAACGCTCCAGTCATTCTTCAGTGATTACTAAAAATATTCAACCAAATTTAAACCACAAAAGTGGGAGGCCTTTGCACCCtgacctcccccccccccaaaaaaaaaaaaggaaataaatctgCCTATGCTCCATTACTAGAATTGTTGTTATTTACATAATTTGTGCAGAAATGTCTTGCCAGAAAGATTAAAATACCATATGGATTGTATATTAACTACTTACCTGTTGGCCTGAGGCTTGCTCTACATTGATAAGGGACCAGTATATAAATTGTAAACAAGGGAGACTAATCCTGAAGTTATTTGGAGGGAACTCTCTCAGCATATCAACAGAGGTaggtaagatctacaaaatataaacaaacgatTTATTGTAAAACTATTGaagtatttcaatttcaattgttttcttatttatactatttaattgaaaattaaaaagtgCTACgtgaatatataattttaatgattaaacaatacatcaaaattgagaataaaTCAATGAGgctttcaaaagttttaaaattcaCTAAATGTGTTTTGTAGGTTTTTTTTGTACTGATATTAAaatacatactgtggattcatttattttcattgtaaCCAATTTTCGTACATAGAatacttttgatattttattttgtggttttCCATAATTCTGCATTTTATCTTACAGAAAATTTGCAGTTTTGCAGTTCTTTGACCATTTACATTCAAGGTTTCCCTGTAACCATgaaattcacgaaaattggtattgaatgaataataatgaatcgtCAGTATCTATAATTCAATGAACCACTTGTGATATTTTCAATTAAGGTCTTACAAAAAAATCTATATGTCTTTTGGTAATTGGTGTTGGGTTGctttttcactgatattaacccTCAACTtcaattaatttttattcataggactttttaaaaaacaaatgtaatgaTACCTTTAAAACTCTCTCCAGTATGTACTCTGTTGAGGAGAACCTTTCTATAGCTCTGGTTGGTTGGTCTGTCACAGCGTATCGTAGATGTGCATCACAGATCCAATCAAGCAATATACCCATGATGTCATAACTACAAGAACTGGTGGAAAACTTGGAAAAAAGGTATAAAGAATCAACATAAGTCTAAACCAGCTTTCTATCATTGCTCCTATCCAGAGAAAAAAACCCAGagagaatacaaaatttaaacacttttcaattatctttaaacaaaagaaacaatcATCCTTAAAAGTATTTTCTCCCGATCAGTTCATAGAAACAATGACTTTAAACTTTAGATGTTCTACTATCTTCAAAaagtttcaaattatttctgagttatctcccattgattaaaaacattacatgtatttcttttgtACCAACTTTTGCtttgtatttcaatttcaatttgaaacaatgttaatatatagaaaaaccTTACCAAATCAAAGCCTTAAATTGTTGTGCTGTCCAAATTCATGGATTTTTTAGATGTGtactttttgaataatttgtttaGGTTTATTTATCTTTTTGGTTGAATTATTATGATATTGGATAagaaatttattgtttatatttgttaatatatgtGTATTTCTGATCTAATGGGAACCAAATGCTTTCCaaattcttattaatatatataGTTGATGTAAAACATCAATCAATTGAGTTCTTATCATCAAATGAGTTAAATCAGCAAAATATTCTGTACTATTTCAACaagttcaaatatattttttgagttatttcccctgGATTAAACTTTACTCAGAGTGatttagaaaattgattttgCTCAAGATTGAATGATGCTCTGTAGATGTCCCTTAATTATGCTTGTATgatggcttgctgtctcattgatacaaccaatttttttttacttcacaGTTTTTGCCAAAGTTTGAACAAATAAGCTTTATGAAATTTGAAGTGTGTTgataatttaaatgtatattagtGGATAAACCTTTATCAACGAAATCAACGAAAATAAGAGCCTACGATTTATAAAGTATCCCCGGTAACTTTCATTTGATAACTTTTCACTTTCTCCACTTTAAACATGTCAAGAGAGCCGTGGTTTATAGTGTTTAGCCCTTTGGACTACTTACACAAAGGTTTCTGGTTTGATCAACGCTCCTGGGAGAAATTTCAGGAAAGGAatttttggctctcccttgacactatTTGAGGAAACTATTAAGAAGCAATGATAGGCCATTGGAAAGGGACAATAAATGGCCAACCCATGTTAAGAGATAGCCATATCTCTTGCTTGCAAAAGACACCcttatagattttgaaaaagagcagcactcgcacccacaaaATGGaaagggatcaatataagttgcaataacttatttcccaatccactataactaaatatgtttaaattaaattgaacCTGTCAAAGTTACCTTTTTCTCCTTCTGTACTTTGTTTTCTCGTTGTTGTCCTTTCTGTTTAGGTACAGAAGTAGATAAGGCTATATTACCCAGTTCTACTTCCTTCTGTCTTTCTGTAAAGTCTTGCTTTctcttaaaaaattatataattgttgtaacttgtttttcatatcatttacttttaaaattatattgagAAACAAAATGTGAAAGATAGCAAATGTTAACTTtggtgtaaaaagtaaaatcactaaaatactgaacttagaggaaaatcaattcggaaagtccataatcacatggcaaaatcaaatcacaaaacgcataaaaaacgaatggacaagaactgtcatattcctgacttggtacaggcattttcaaatgtagaaaatggtggttatagcgctaaccctctcactttgatgacagtctcatcaaatttcgttatatttacattgatgcgttaactaaacagacacaataaacaaaatagtcaaaatatgggtacatcagtcatcatcgtataacaacaacaaaaatatgaaatacaaaacaTTGTGTTGTTTGTACAtggtattttttctataaatatgaAGCTTTATGtagttttaatattatatatctaAATTAATAGTACTATGATCCATTAAACATCCATGAATGA contains:
- the LOC139486071 gene encoding coiled-coil domain-containing protein 138-like isoform X1 — its product is MNPAEKNKMAMSKGIFRPKKMDFTESDDSDIDSTVTPINPPDDNPHGQIIESDSLSDFYLNEAKQRKHPKHQRKKRNHYHSDHTADEAEDEFNKSKEENIKDIYKELQVISDKLKMENKKIHEREEKVKERERIVAISSANVKTITEHEVREKLKVMEQKYKEEIVKIEIQLKEKIKENRRLKDNFETLVKANDAMKKDFETLQSQHDKLEKQAVSVQARLTNLQRKQDFTERQKEVELGNIALSTSVPKQKGQQRENKVQKEKKFSTSSCSYDIMGILLDWICDAHLRYAVTDQPTRAIERFSSTEYILERVLKILPTSVDMLREFPPNNFRISLPCLQFIYWSLINVEQASGQQKSNLSSTLRRLGEELYRSKTVKFMDVSSDKSDFPLSPTKLDKSKDGIYFRSSNQHVRLLSSLIILKTLSQVDLVAHVFDVLKNDLKSDVCKELFLYYQATPVVLQYLKPINKAFMGAAMDIFLQLSADTPFQTPFLESCGNEQWFRTVAMVLRAPTQDNKLLEKLSIILQKLSKFKTNKRFFDVYTIVGIIQEILRGCSTDQAFLALNLKSILFNLTSTGGVQS
- the LOC139486071 gene encoding coiled-coil domain-containing protein 138-like isoform X2, which encodes MMSKGIFRPKKMDFTESDDSDIDSTVTPINPPDDNPHGQIIESDSLSDFYLNEAKQRKHPKHQRKKRNHYHSDHTADEAEDEFNKSKEENIKDIYKELQVISDKLKMENKKIHEREEKVKERERIVAISSANVKTITEHEVREKLKVMEQKYKEEIVKIEIQLKEKIKENRRLKDNFETLVKANDAMKKDFETLQSQHDKLEKQAVSVQARLTNLQRKQDFTERQKEVELGNIALSTSVPKQKGQQRENKVQKEKKFSTSSCSYDIMGILLDWICDAHLRYAVTDQPTRAIERFSSTEYILERVLKILPTSVDMLREFPPNNFRISLPCLQFIYWSLINVEQASGQQKSNLSSTLRRLGEELYRSKTVKFMDVSSDKSDFPLSPTKLDKSKDGIYFRSSNQHVRLLSSLIILKTLSQVDLVAHVFDVLKNDLKSDVCKELFLYYQATPVVLQYLKPINKAFMGAAMDIFLQLSADTPFQTPFLESCGNEQWFRTVAMVLRAPTQDNKLLEKLSIILQKLSKFKTNKRFFDVYTIVGIIQEILRGCSTDQAFLALNLKSILFNLTSTGGVQS